One genomic window of Serinus canaria isolate serCan28SL12 chromosome 4, serCan2020, whole genome shotgun sequence includes the following:
- the RGS12 gene encoding regulator of G-protein signaling 12 isoform X4, whose amino-acid sequence MNLGRVLLGKITAVSYEERSATVSDGELNSTELKDCISENSLSSNASLPSVQSCRRLRERRVASWAVSFERLLQDSVGVKYFSEFLRKEFSEENILFWQACEYFNHVPAHDKKELSYRAREIFTKFLCSKATTPVNIDSQAQLADDILNSPHPDMFKEQQLQIFNLMKFDSYTRFLKSPLYQECILAEVEGRPLPDPQRVPSSPTSKHSVSSDKSNMSTPKKLSGKSKSGRSLNEESGEEDTEKKKRGTFFSWSRSKSLGKSQKRRENGDYPNDSFQSNGLSYRRESQGSMSSTASLDLSESSRLPAFVPDKDKSPKYCCVNLPDGSSSKMAVKSGFSIKEVLSGVCEKHGINIAAVDLFLVGGDKPLVLHQDSSILESRDLRLEKRTLFRLDLVPINRSVGLKAKPTKPVTEVLRPVVAKYGLNLNELVARLSGEQEPLDLGVPISNLDGQRVVLDEKEPSKGREKQRGILVKQTATVSSSRSQGSTGEGRTLGKSNSIKMKGENGKNAREVRLSKREDSIAKIGKKKSQKINLDEAEEFFELISKAQSNRADDQRGLLRKEDLILPDFLRLPPTGPEPSSSTPAGPKGLSKRVSKSDGSDGCTSPSGKQESLQSFNENSVKKVGYSENKHKSALAALHSQKTFSVPFSPPLSPIPHAQESNAAVWKRQSRELQAEGIQMVDDENVADLTLVAEGDISSPNSTLLPPPPPTPLSDISKLTEANYPPPTPFAGNQEKSGFQRSNSGVSRKKNDSQGTSGNSYEQTPHKAKASRSFNPPGVRGNPGMELPVNRIIDVDGVKLEDSGTRSCDDSEGNLSFEGYISELRSCQGRMRTGVYRTSDLPSLIAVKSEKNKATENQYKATFV is encoded by the exons gaATTTCTACGGAAAGAATTTAGcgaagaaaatattttattttggcagGCCTGTGAATATTTTAACCATGTACCTGCACATGATAAAAAAGAG ctttCTTACAGGGCTCGGGAGATCTTTACTAAGTTCTTGTGTAGCAAAGCTACAACCCCAGTTAATATtgacagccaggcacagctggcagatGATATTCTCAATTCTCCCCATCCAGATATGTTCAAGGAACAGCAACTTCAG atatttaacTTGATGAAGTTTGATAGCTACACTCGCTTCCTCAAATCCCCCCTGTACCAAGAGTGCATCTTAGCTGAAGTGGAAGGACGTCCTCTTCCTGATCCTCAGCGTGTTCCCAGCAGCCCCACTTCTAAACACAGCGTCAGTTCAGACAAGTCCAACATGTCCACACCAAAAAAG CTAAGTGGTAAGTCAAAGTCAGGAAGATCTTTAAATGAAGAGTCAGGAGAGGAGgacactgagaagaaaaagaggggaaCGTTCTTCTCGTGGTCAAGAAGTAAGAGTTTGGGAAAAtcacagaagagaagagaaaatggtGATTATCCAAACG ATTCTTTTCAGTCCAATGGATTGTCCTACAGACGGGAATCTCAAGGCTCCATGTCATCCACTGCTAGCCTCGACTTG tcTGAAAGCTCAAGATTGCCTGCATTTGTGCCAGATAAAGACAAATCCCCCAAGTACTGCTGTGTAAACCTTCCTGATGGCTCATCGAGCAAAATGGCTGTGAAATCAGGGTTCTCCATCAAGGAGGTGCTCTCTGGGGTCTGTGAGAAACATGGCATCAACATAGCTGCAGTGGACCTGTTCCTAGTTGGAGGTGATAAG CCCCTGGTGTTGCACCAGGACAGCAGCATCCTGGAGTCTCGGGACCTGCGCTTAGAAAAACGCACTTTATTTCG GCTGGATCTGGTTCCTATCAACCGGTCAGTTGGTCTGAAggcaaaacccaccaaaccagTAACAGAGGTCTTAAGGCCTGTTGTTGCAAAATATGGTTTAAATCTTAATGAACTTGTGGCAAGACTA AGTGGTGAGCAGGAGCCCCTTGATCTTGGTGTCCCTATATCTAATCTGGATGGTCAGCGAGTTGTTCTAGATGAAAAGGAACCATCAAAGGGTAGAG agaaacaaagagGCATATTAGTAAAACAGACTGCAACTGTATCTTCTTCAAGAAGTCAAGGATCTACT ggagagggaagaacTCTAGGAAAGTCTAATTCTATCAAAATGAAAGGcgaaaatggaaaaaatgctAGGGAAGTCCGGCTGTCAAAGAGAGAAGACTCTATTGCaaagattgggaaaaaaaaaagtcagaaaataaatttggatGAAGCAGAGG AGTTTTTTGAACTCATATCCAAAGCACAAAGTAACAGAGCAGATGACCAACGTGGACTGCTAAGGAAAGAAGACCTTATTCTTCCTGACTTTCTTCGTTTACCACCCACTGGACCAGAACCATCCTCATCTACACCCGCAGGTCCTAAAGGCCTCAGCAAGCGAGTTTCGAAAAGCGATGGCAGTGATGGATGTACATCACCCAGTGGAAAACAGGAGTCCCTGCAAAGCTTTAATGAAAATTCAGTAAAGAAAGTGGGTTactcagaaaacaaacataagTCTGCTTTGGCAGCACTCCACAGCCAGAAGACTTTCAGTGTTCCTTTTAGCCCTCCGTTGTCTCCGATTCCGCACGCCCAGGAGAGCAACGCCGCGGTGTGGAAAAGGCAGtccagagagctgcaggctgaAGGCATTCAGATGGTAGATGATGAGAATGTGGCAGACTTGACTCTTGTGGCTGAAGGAGACATTAGCAGCCCTAACAGCACTTTGCTACCACCGCCACCACCAACGCCACTGTCAGACATCAGTAAACTCACGGAAGCCAACTATCCGCCCCCAACTCCTTTTGCAGGTAATCAGGAAAAATCTGGATTTCAAAGATCCAATTCAG GTgtaagcagaaagaaaaatgattcACAAGGGACTTCAGGAAATTCCTATGAGCAGACCCCTCACAAAGCAAAGGCCAGCAGAAGCTTTAATCCTCCTGGTGTGAGAGGGAACCCTGGAATGGAGCTCCCTGTGAACAGGATAATTGATGTGGATGGGGTCAAGCTGGAGGACTCTGGGACACGCTCCTGTGATGACTCTGAAGGGAACCTCAGCTTTGAGGGTTACATCTCTGAACTGAGGTCTTGCCAAGGGAGGATGAGGACTGGAGTTTACAGGACATCAGACCTTCCATCTCTGATAGCTGTCAAGAGCGAGAAGAATAAGGCCACTGAGAATCAGTACAAAGCTACTTTTGTTTaa
- the RGS12 gene encoding regulator of G-protein signaling 12 isoform X5 → MEKTFTDSQVSSATVSDGELNSTELKDCISENSLSSNASLPSVQSCRRLRERRVASWAVSFERLLQDSVGVKYFSEFLRKEFSEENILFWQACEYFNHVPAHDKKELSYRAREIFTKFLCSKATTPVNIDSQAQLADDILNSPHPDMFKEQQLQIFNLMKFDSYTRFLKSPLYQECILAEVEGRPLPDPQRVPSSPTSKHSVSSDKSNMSTPKKLSGKSKSGRSLNEESGEEDTEKKKRGTFFSWSRSKSLGKSQKRRENGDYPNDSFQSNGLSYRRESQGSMSSTASLDLSESSRLPAFVPDKDKSPKYCCVNLPDGSSSKMAVKSGFSIKEVLSGVCEKHGINIAAVDLFLVGGDKPLVLHQDSSILESRDLRLEKRTLFRLDLVPINRSVGLKAKPTKPVTEVLRPVVAKYGLNLNELVARLSGEQEPLDLGVPISNLDGQRVVLDEKEPSKGREKQRGILVKQTATVSSSRSQGSTGEGRTLGKSNSIKMKGENGKNAREVRLSKREDSIAKIGKKKSQKINLDEAEEFFELISKAQSNRADDQRGLLRKEDLILPDFLRLPPTGPEPSSSTPAGPKGLSKRVSKSDGSDGCTSPSGKQESLQSFNENSVKKVGYSENKHKSALAALHSQKTFSVPFSPPLSPIPHAQESNAAVWKRQSRELQAEGIQMVDDENVADLTLVAEGDISSPNSTLLPPPPPTPLSDISKLTEANYPPPTPFAGNQEKSGFQRSNSGVSRKKNDSQGTSGNSYEQTPHKAKASRSFNPPGVRGNPGMELPVNRIIDVDGVKLEDSGTRSCDDSEGNLSFEGYISELRSCQGRMRTGVYRTSDLPSLIAVKSEKNKATENQYKATFV, encoded by the exons gaATTTCTACGGAAAGAATTTAGcgaagaaaatattttattttggcagGCCTGTGAATATTTTAACCATGTACCTGCACATGATAAAAAAGAG ctttCTTACAGGGCTCGGGAGATCTTTACTAAGTTCTTGTGTAGCAAAGCTACAACCCCAGTTAATATtgacagccaggcacagctggcagatGATATTCTCAATTCTCCCCATCCAGATATGTTCAAGGAACAGCAACTTCAG atatttaacTTGATGAAGTTTGATAGCTACACTCGCTTCCTCAAATCCCCCCTGTACCAAGAGTGCATCTTAGCTGAAGTGGAAGGACGTCCTCTTCCTGATCCTCAGCGTGTTCCCAGCAGCCCCACTTCTAAACACAGCGTCAGTTCAGACAAGTCCAACATGTCCACACCAAAAAAG CTAAGTGGTAAGTCAAAGTCAGGAAGATCTTTAAATGAAGAGTCAGGAGAGGAGgacactgagaagaaaaagaggggaaCGTTCTTCTCGTGGTCAAGAAGTAAGAGTTTGGGAAAAtcacagaagagaagagaaaatggtGATTATCCAAACG ATTCTTTTCAGTCCAATGGATTGTCCTACAGACGGGAATCTCAAGGCTCCATGTCATCCACTGCTAGCCTCGACTTG tcTGAAAGCTCAAGATTGCCTGCATTTGTGCCAGATAAAGACAAATCCCCCAAGTACTGCTGTGTAAACCTTCCTGATGGCTCATCGAGCAAAATGGCTGTGAAATCAGGGTTCTCCATCAAGGAGGTGCTCTCTGGGGTCTGTGAGAAACATGGCATCAACATAGCTGCAGTGGACCTGTTCCTAGTTGGAGGTGATAAG CCCCTGGTGTTGCACCAGGACAGCAGCATCCTGGAGTCTCGGGACCTGCGCTTAGAAAAACGCACTTTATTTCG GCTGGATCTGGTTCCTATCAACCGGTCAGTTGGTCTGAAggcaaaacccaccaaaccagTAACAGAGGTCTTAAGGCCTGTTGTTGCAAAATATGGTTTAAATCTTAATGAACTTGTGGCAAGACTA AGTGGTGAGCAGGAGCCCCTTGATCTTGGTGTCCCTATATCTAATCTGGATGGTCAGCGAGTTGTTCTAGATGAAAAGGAACCATCAAAGGGTAGAG agaaacaaagagGCATATTAGTAAAACAGACTGCAACTGTATCTTCTTCAAGAAGTCAAGGATCTACT ggagagggaagaacTCTAGGAAAGTCTAATTCTATCAAAATGAAAGGcgaaaatggaaaaaatgctAGGGAAGTCCGGCTGTCAAAGAGAGAAGACTCTATTGCaaagattgggaaaaaaaaaagtcagaaaataaatttggatGAAGCAGAGG AGTTTTTTGAACTCATATCCAAAGCACAAAGTAACAGAGCAGATGACCAACGTGGACTGCTAAGGAAAGAAGACCTTATTCTTCCTGACTTTCTTCGTTTACCACCCACTGGACCAGAACCATCCTCATCTACACCCGCAGGTCCTAAAGGCCTCAGCAAGCGAGTTTCGAAAAGCGATGGCAGTGATGGATGTACATCACCCAGTGGAAAACAGGAGTCCCTGCAAAGCTTTAATGAAAATTCAGTAAAGAAAGTGGGTTactcagaaaacaaacataagTCTGCTTTGGCAGCACTCCACAGCCAGAAGACTTTCAGTGTTCCTTTTAGCCCTCCGTTGTCTCCGATTCCGCACGCCCAGGAGAGCAACGCCGCGGTGTGGAAAAGGCAGtccagagagctgcaggctgaAGGCATTCAGATGGTAGATGATGAGAATGTGGCAGACTTGACTCTTGTGGCTGAAGGAGACATTAGCAGCCCTAACAGCACTTTGCTACCACCGCCACCACCAACGCCACTGTCAGACATCAGTAAACTCACGGAAGCCAACTATCCGCCCCCAACTCCTTTTGCAGGTAATCAGGAAAAATCTGGATTTCAAAGATCCAATTCAG GTgtaagcagaaagaaaaatgattcACAAGGGACTTCAGGAAATTCCTATGAGCAGACCCCTCACAAAGCAAAGGCCAGCAGAAGCTTTAATCCTCCTGGTGTGAGAGGGAACCCTGGAATGGAGCTCCCTGTGAACAGGATAATTGATGTGGATGGGGTCAAGCTGGAGGACTCTGGGACACGCTCCTGTGATGACTCTGAAGGGAACCTCAGCTTTGAGGGTTACATCTCTGAACTGAGGTCTTGCCAAGGGAGGATGAGGACTGGAGTTTACAGGACATCAGACCTTCCATCTCTGATAGCTGTCAAGAGCGAGAAGAATAAGGCCACTGAGAATCAGTACAAAGCTACTTTTGTTTaa